In Myxocyprinus asiaticus isolate MX2 ecotype Aquarium Trade chromosome 8, UBuf_Myxa_2, whole genome shotgun sequence, a single genomic region encodes these proteins:
- the LOC127445556 gene encoding guanine nucleotide-binding protein subunit alpha-12-like has translation MPGGRSPLNMAQYINLALQISGSTFIVGEGDAKPEFHITAAKPESNVMAAEPESHNEGKTTLGFKVDVRLSLITHHHTYKFTAEEHNAHQRSHEIDAMLKHDMRSNKRLMRILLTGTCESGKSAFLRLVRLINKEEFSHNELLEFREAVYENLIQGMQVLIQERTMFGIPWQNSANEVNEILVRSVELCSMHIEPCTFQHYVSAIVSLWKDSGIQETYKRRSEFQLCESVQYFIDNIHRFGQLNYLPSSLDILYAHKSTKAIAEHYFVLRNISFVISDVGDLCFRKPRLFHYFDDITFILFIASSSEFDQIRIEDDHTNCLVESLIMFKTIVNNLLFFNTSIILFLNKTDLLEEKVRKGDIRKNFPEFQGDPHRLENVQAFLVQCFRQRMIHGQLLFHHFTTTVNKQNIWFVFHDVKDTIMQWNLKRTIII, from the exons atgcctggcggtcgcagtccTCTCAATATGGCTCAGTATAtcaaccttgccctgcagataagTGGTTCTACGTTCATTGTGGGGGAGGGGGATGCCAAGCCGGAGTTCCACATCACGGCCGCCAAACCAGAGTCCAATGTCATGGCCGCCgaaccagagtcccac AATGAAGGGAAGACCACTCTTGGATTTAAAGTGGATGTGCGATTAAGTTTAATTACCCACCACCACACATACAAATTCACTG CCGAGGAGCATAATGCACATCAGAGAAGCCACGAGATTGATGCGATGCTGAAGCATGACATGCGAAGCAACAAGCGACTGATGAGGATCTTGCTAACGGGCACCTGCGAGAGTGGCAAATCTGCTTTCCTCCGACTAGTGCGGCTTATTAACAAAGAAGAATTCAGCCACAATGAGCTGCTTGAATTCAGAGAAGCAGTTTACGAAAACTTAATACAG GGTATGCAAGTGTTGATTCAAGAAAGAACTATGTTTGGCATTCCTTGGCAGAACTCTGCCAATGAGGTGAATGAGATTTTGGTGAGGTCTGTTGAGCTCTGTAGCATGCATATAGAGCCATGTACATTTCAGCACTATGTTAGTGCTATTGTCTCTCTCTGGAAAGATTCTGGGATTCAAGAAACTTATAAAAGGAGAAGTGAATTTCAGTTg tgtgAATCAGTGCAATATTTCATTGACAACATTCATCGATTTGGCCAACTG AATTACTTACCGAGCAGTCTGGACATACTTTATGCACACAAATCCACAAAAGCAATTGCAGAGCATTATTTTGTGTTACGCAATATCTCCTTCGTGATATCCGATGTGGGTGACCTGTGCTTTCGGAAGCCAAGATTGTTCCATTACTTTGATGACATCACTTTTATCCTCTTTATCGCGTCCTCCAGCGAGTTTGATCAAATACGAATTGAGGATGACCATACCAACTGCCTGGTTGAGTCCTTGATAATGTTTAAGACCATTGTCAACAACTTGCTCTTCTTCAATACCTCTATCATCCTCTTCCTCAACAAAACAGACCTGCTGGAAGAGAAAGTGCGAAAGGGAGATATCCGGAAGAACTTTCCTGAATTCCAAGGTGACCCCCACAGGCTGGAGAATGTGCAGGCTTTCTTAGTCCAGTGCTTCAGACAGAGAATGATCCACGGCCAGCTGCTTTTCCATCACTTTACCACTACAGTGAACAAACAGAacatttggtttgttttccatgaTGTTAAAGACACAATAATGCAGTGGAACCTCAAAAGGACCATCATTATTTAG